The Dokdonia sp. 4H-3-7-5 genomic interval CCATTGTTTTGATGCGGGAATAATGGACTCTCAGATACTACATGAGTTTGAGGCTCTTTACTCCATACGCATTCATGATATGCTGTATACTCTTGAGCACCATTACCAAAAACACTCACCAGCTGATTTATAACTAGCTTTTGACGTTCTTCACTACTCAGTTTGCTATAAGAGGCGTTTATAAAACCGCAAAGGGCAAAGCTTGTTTTTTCTACATTTTCATGGTTGTAAAATTCAGTTACGGGGCCTATGTTGCTAAAAAGTGTACTAGGCTTTTGCTCTTCTTTCCAGAAAGGTGTAGGATAGGTAATCGCCACTTTTATGGAGTCTTCCATCCAAGTTTGGGTTTGTAATGAAAGTAGTCTTAAGTTATTTGATAACTGCGGCTCAAAATTGATTTGAGAACCCCAAAGTTTAGGCGGTAGTGCCAGAACGACAACATCTCCATCAAAGGCTTTTTTGCTTAAAACTTGTACTTTATTATTGACGTATCGTATAGATTTTACGGATTGATTCAGTAATACATTTGCGCTATCAAGCTTGTCATAAATCGCATTGATTAAAGCAGATGTTCCGCCGGCTACTCTATAACTTGCGGCTTGTGGTGGGATTTCTACTTGCTGTGCTCCATTGCTTTCCACAGGCTCATAAAAAACAGTTGCATCCATGTGCTGTGTAAACCTAGGAATGTCTAACTCCTCCAAAAGTCGAACAACCTCCGTATGATAATCTCCGAACCATGTTGCGCCCATTTCTACGGGAGCTTGCTTCTCATTGTAAAGTGTGTGTATTCTTCCTCCTATGCGAGATCTCGCCTCGAGAATGGTGTAGGGAATCCCTTGTTCTTGTAATCGATATGCCGTAAGTAATCCTGATAATCCAGCTCCTATAATTATAACCATCTTACAAAAGTATGGAAATAGCGTACAGTTTGAGATTGTCAACTATGTGTTTTATTATAAAAAGTTGAGCTGCTTTTACTCACATTTTCGCGAAGGCGGAAACATTATTATAGTCACCCTTAAATACTTCAATTACTTTTTATATCGCCTTATATCGCCCTATATTGATGGGTTTTAATAGCGTACCTTTAAAAAGCAGTTTATATCTTCGCGCACTGCAATAATTGATTATGGGATGTTCTCTACAACTTATAATTATAGAGTTCCAATCCCAATACTAAACGACATAACAGCATGAGTACAGACATACCATTACATAGACCGACTCCTATTACTTCTGAAAAGAGAAGAGGTACTTTTGAGCGTGATACAGATGTAAAACGCACCATTAGATTACTAGAGCAAGGAAAAGAGGTGTTAATCTCAGCATTTTATAGTGATGGGTTGACGCTACTTAAAGCGCTTAAGGTTCATCTAGACAGAACAATGCCTAATGATTCTTTTGAAGAGCAGCGTGCGCACCGTGAAGCGTATCACCGAATGTCAAATTTTATTGTGATAGAAGTGGTAAATCATGCGCTTGCTGTAAAAAAAGCACCTTCCATAGGTTGGTTTGCAAAACTATATCCAAAAACAGAAGACTTTTTACTTACGTTTCCTCAAGTTCAAGGACTTAATAGTGCATGGCAGTGGTATAAAAATGGAATTGTAATCCCTGTATTGCGTAATAAGGTACATCCTTATTATGGAACATATTTTCCAACTCGTTTTGATCATCTCAAGCTTTTTGATAACTGGTTAAAGCGTTATGAAGGCCCTAAGAAAACGGCTATTGATGTAGGTATAGGTAGTGGAGTGTTATCATTACAGATGGTACAGGCTGGTTTTCAAAAAGTATTTGGTACAGATACTAACCCCAATGCAATTATAGGTTTAAAGGAATCTATGGGAGACACAAAGCTCTCGCGTAAGATTGAGTTGGATTATGCGCCGTATTTTGGTAAATTTAATAAGCCTACTGAGCTTATTGTTTTTAATCCGCCGTGGTTGCCATCTTCTCAAAAGCTTGAGAATATTGATGAGGCAATGTATTACAATGAAGATCTTTTCCCAACATTTTTTGCTAAGGCAAAAGAGGCATTATTACCTGATGGAAAACTAGTACTCATATTTTCAAACCTTGCAAAAATCACACACCTAATAGACACGCACCCTATAGAGCAAGAGCTTGAAAAAGGTGGAAGGTTCCAGTTAGAAAAATGTTTGAAGAAGAAAGTTAGAAAAGCCTCAGAAGAGACAAAACGTGACCAACACTGGCGCGAGGATGAGGAAGTTGAACTATGGATACTTACTCATAAAGAATACATAGCACCTGAATAGGAGAGTTTTTTGAATATAGACTAATAGCCCATTACGGTACTTGTATCTTAATGGGCTATTTTATGCTAGAGAGAGAACGGTAAATTAGAAACGAAATCAAATTAAAATCGCGATATCGTTTTCGTTCTTATAATTCGCTACATTTGAGGTAATAGACAACAACCTAATGGCGACTACAACAAAATCTAGCATACCCTTTATTTACAATAGAGCATCCTTAGATAACGATACCTTACTTAGACTATACAGAGCAATGCTTAAACCTCGATTAATAGAGGAGCGCATGCTTATTTTACTAAGACAAGGAAAGGTTTCAAAATGGTTTTCTGGAATAGGCCAAGAAGCAATCTCCGTAGGAGTTACTGCTGCGATGAAGCCAGAAGAGTACATATTACCTATGCACCGTAACCTCGGTGTTTTTACTACTCGTGAGATTCCTTTATATAGATTATTTACACAATGGCAAGGGAAAATGAGCGGCTTTACAAAGGGACGCGATCGTAGTTTTCACTTTGGGACACAAGAATTTAATATTGTAGGTATGATATCTCACTTAGGTCCACAACTTGGCGTGGCAGACGGTATTGCACTTGCACATAAATTGCGCAATGAGAATGCGGTTACCGCTGTTTTTACTGGCGAAGGAGGAACAAGTGAAGGAGATTTTCATGAGGCGCTCAATGTTGCATCAGTATGGCAATTACCTGTACTATTCTGTATAGAGAATAACGGCTACGGACTATCGACACCTACTAGTGAGCAATATAATTGTGAGCATCTTGCAGATAGAGCAAAAGGCTATGGGATGGAATCTCACATCATTGATGGGAATAACATTCTAGAGATTTATACCAAAATTTTGGCAATAGCGGAAGACATACGTAACAATCCGCGACCTGTTTTAATAGAGTTTAAAACGTTTAGAATGCGTGGTCACGAGGAAGCAAGTGGTACTAAGTATGTTCCTGAGGAGTTAATGGAAGCATGGGGAGAAAAAGACCCGCTACTTAATTTTGAAAAGTACTTAATACATGAAGGGATTCTCTCTCAAGAGACAAAAGATGCTTATGAAGTCTCTATTAAAGAGGAAATCACAGAACACCTAGATAAGGCATATGCAGAGGAGAGTATTACTCCTAATCTAGAAACTGAGATGAAGGATGTATATGCTCCGTTTAGCTTTCGCGAAAGCGTGCCTAGCGAAGACACAGAAGAGCTCCGCTTGATTGATGCAATTTCCCAAGGACTAAGACAGTCTATGGAGAAGTATGATGATCTTGTGATTATGGGGCAAGATGTAGCCGAATATGGAGGTGTATTTAAAATCACCGATGGTTTTGTGGAGCAGTTTGGTCGCGATCGTGTGCGCAATACTCCTATATGTGAGAGCGCCATTGTAGAGACTGCTATGGGTCTTGCAATCAATGGTAAAAAAGCACTAATGGAAATGCAATTCTCAGATTTTGCAACTTCTGGCTTTAATCCTATTGTAAACTACCTCGCAAAATCACACTATCGCTGGTCACAACCTGCAGATGTGGTGATACGTATGCCTTGTGGTGCTGGTGTGGGGGCAGGTCCTTTTCACTCGCAAACTAATGAAGCGTGGTTTACCCATACACCAGGTTTAAAAGTGGTGTATCCAGCGTTTCCAGCAGATGCAAAAGGATTGCTAGCGACTGCAATAGAAGACCCTAATCCAGTGCTGTTTTTTGAGCATAAAAAATTATATCGCAGCATACGTCAAGAGGTGCCAACTAACTACTATACATTACCTCTAGGTAAAGCTTCATTAGTAAGAGAAGGCGAGCAAGTAACTATTATAACTTATGGCGCAGGCGTACACTGGGCAATTGAGTTGCTAGATAGTATTAATGTCTCTGCAGATCTTCTAGACTTGCGTACGTTACAGCCGTTAGATAAAGAAGCAATAATTACCTCTGTACGTAAAACGGGGAGAGTGTTACTACTTACAGAAGACAGTGCCTTTGGATCTGTAATGTCTGATATTTCTGCAATGATTATGGAGGAATGTTTTGAAAGCCTAGATGCACCAGTGAGACGAGTGGCGAGTATAGATACTCCTATTCCTTTTGATGCAGAACTTGAGAAGCAGTACTTACCTGTGGAGCGATTAGCGACTACACTTCAAGAGCTGCTAGATTACTAAGTAATTAATTAGAGATTTTTACAAACCCCTAACTATAGAATATAGTTAGGGGTTTTCCCATTATGGTCAAACAAGCATGTTAATATTTTAAGCAAAAATTAGTGATTGCTAGTATTATTGGCGTATCGTTAACAGATCCTAGTTAAAAGCTGCTAAAGAATAAAAATAAAGCGACATATCCCAATACTTTTACAGCATACTAATCAATAAAAACAATATATTATGTTACGCTGGACAGTTATTTTTATCATCATTGCAATCATCGCAGCAGTCTTCGGATTTGGCGGAATCGCTTCAGGTGCGGAAAGCATTGCAAAAATATTATTCTTCATCTTTATTGTACTCTTCTTGCTTTCTTTAGTAAGTAGATTATTCAAGAGATAAGACTATTTAAACATACTTAAAATGCAGCCTTTCATTTACGAAAGGTTGCTTTTTTTAATTTAACCCTAATTATTATGAATTATATAAAATCAGTAATACTCGTTCTTTTAGTTGCTACTATAGCAAGCTGTGGACCATCTCAAGTGGTAAAGCAATCTAAAAAAACACTTAAAGGAACTTGGACGCTTAACGAAGTAAGTTATGATCGTCAAGGAACTTTTAATATCAACCTTTTTAATGACGCATCACAAGAATGTATGGAAGGAAGTACATGGCGTTTTATCCCTAATAATAACTTTGGAAACTACGAACTTTCTGGAGTAGGTTGCGATACGGAGAAACGTTACTTCGTTTGGAGTATTCCAGATACAGAGGGTGATGATATGAATTATAACATCCTTGTGAAGCCAACAGATGCCAAAATGAAGTCTGAAACTAATGCTGGTTTTAGGGTTGCACTTTCTTACCTTTCTGAAGACCAATTACAAATGTCACAGACAGTAAGCGTAGAAGGAAAGCCATTTAATATCACAATGAATTTTACAAAAATAGCAGAGTAATCTGTAGTCAACAATCAACTTAAAGAATTAAGATTATGAAAAATATAGTAAGAAATATTACAGCAGTAGCATTAGGAGCAGCAATGCTTACAGGTTTCACAAGTTGTGAGGCTACAAAAAATGCAAACAACAAACAGAAAGGAGCTGTTATAGGAGCTACAGGTGGAGCAATCCTTGGAGCTATTATTGGGAACAATGCTGGTAAAGGTGGAAATGGAGAGCTAGGAGCCGTAATAGGTGGTGTAGTAGGTGGTGGAGCAGGTGTTCTCATTGGTAACAAGATGGATAAGCAAGCACAACAAATTGAGCAAGAACTTCCAGGAGCTACTGTAGAGCGTATAGATGATGGTATTGTAGTGACATTTGACGAAAATTCGGGTGTTTACTTTGATACTGCGAAGTATAACGTGAATACAGCAAGCCAGACGTTACTAAATAAGCTTTCTAATATTATGAAAGAATATAATCAAACTAATGTTGTAGTTGCTGGACATACTGATAGTGTAGGGTCTGATACAAATAACATGACCTTATCACAAAATAGAGCTAACGCAGTTACTAATTATATGGTGGGTACTGGATTATCTGCAGGAAGATTTACAACGGTATGGTACGGTGAAACGCAGCCAGCTGCAAGTAATGATACTGCAGAGGGACGTGCTCAAAACAGACGTGTACAACTTGCTATTGTTCCTAACGAAGAGATGAAGCAAGACGCAATGAAAGAAGCAAACGGAGGGAACTAAACCCTTCTGTTAAACAGAAATCACAAAATCCTCAAAACTTATGTTTTGGGGATTTTTTATGCAATGTAATCTGTAAATTCACATAGTGGAACAAGATTGCGATATCATTATAATAGGTGGAGGTCTTGCGGGACTCACAGCCGCTGTACACTTGCTGCAAGCTGACTTCTCTGTGGTTCTTATTGAGAAAAATACATACCCTAAGCATAAGGTATGTGGAGAGTACGTTTCTAATGAAGTGTTGCCATATCTAGATGCGTTAGGTATATATCCCATAACTAATGGCGCTAAGAAAATAAACCGTTTTCAATTTTCTGGACTCTCTGGTAATGCGCTTGAGATTGCACTTCCCTTAGGAGGTTTTGGGATTAGCAGGTATGCTTTAGATCTAGTGCTATACGAACGAGCTTTAAGTTTAGGGTTGGTATTTGAGCAGGCAACCGCTACAAATGTTACTTTCGGGAGAGAGGAATTTGAGGTTACCACAAAAGATAAAAGTTTTAGAGCACCCTATGCTCTTGGAGCTTATGGTAAGAGGAGCGGATTAGATATTACGCTTTCGCGAAAATTTATAAGTACAAAATCCCCTTGGATGGGTGTAAAAGCACATTATGCTGGACAATTCCCAGAAGATCTAGTGGCTTTACACAATTTTTCAGGAGGTTACTGCGGATTATCAAAAGTGGAAACAGATGCGATAAATGTTTGTTATCTAGCAGATGTAAATTCATTTAAGAAGCATAAAGATTTAGACACATATCGAGTTGAGGTATTAGAGCAGAATCGTTATTTAAAAGAATTTTTCGCGCAAGCGGAACCTATTTTTGAAAAACCACTCACCATTAGTCAGATCTCATTTCAAGATAAATCTGTTGTGGAAAATCACATACTTATGATAGGTGATAGTGCAGGACTCATACATCCTTTATGCGGTAACGGTATGGCAATGGCAATTCATAGCGCAAAGATTGCAAGTGAGTGTCTTAGTAACCATATAAGTACTTCAAAAAAGCGGGAGCAGCTAGAAAAAGAATATACGAAGCAGTGGAAGCAAACCTTTGCGACTAGAATGCGCAACGGGGCACTTATACAGCGTGGGTTGCATAATACAACGATAACTAGATTAGGAGTAGGGATACTTCAAAAATCGCCTAGATTATTGAGTAGCGTGATACAGTCTACACATGGAAATCTTATAACATAATGAATTTTAAGAATCGTAGTACAACCCCAGAGTTAATGGATGACCCCAGTCTTCCAGAGGCAGACTTACATCTAGCATTAAAGGATCTCGCTACGGTAAATAAATACTTAGGAGGTAATCATATTACGATTACGGCGCTAGAAGAATTAATGAGTGAGCATCCTGAAAAAAGTAAATGGAAGATAGTAGATGTGGGGTGTAGCGATGGAGAGGTGTTGAGACACATAGCTAAGCACTTTCAAAAAAGCACTATTGATATTTCGTTTTTTGGGGTTGATATCAATGATAAAAGTATTGATAGCGCCCGAGAGAAATCTAAAGACTATGATAACTTAACCTTTAGCCGCCAGAATATATTAACGATAGATGAAACTACGTTTGAATGTGATGTGATTATCTGTACCTTAACAATGCACCATTTTTCTGATGAACAACTACTGGTGTTTATGGAGAAATTTAAAAAATTGGCAAGTATAGGTGTCATAGTAAACGATTTACAGCGAAGTAAGATAGCGTACCGTTTATTTCAGCTTTTTAGCGGTATATTTATGAAAAGTAAGATTGCCAAATACGACGGAAGAGTGAGCATTGCCCGCTCTTTTAGAAGAAAAGAATTAGAAACCTATTCAAAACAACTTGCACTAGACGACTATTCCATACAATGGAAATGGGCCTTTAGATATTTGTGGGTGATAAAAACTATATGAGCGTAACCATTACGACGGTAGCAAAACAGTTACCACAATATTCACGTACTACAGCAGAGATAATGCCTTTTCTAGACATATGGCTAGATGGGCAAGAAGATCGTTTTAAACGAAAGGTTAAGAAGATTTTTGGTAATGCAGCAGTAGATAAGCGCTATAGTATTATGGCGCCAGAAGAGGTATTTACAGCCACTAGTTTTCAAGAGAAGAATGACATTTATACTCGTGAGGTTGTAAAGCTAGGAGAGCAGGTATTATCTAAAGCGCTTACTAAAGCTTCATGGGATGGTACTAGCCTTGACTATATTATTACAGTTAGTTGTACGGGTATTATGATCCCTTCGCTAGATGCATATTTAATTAATGCGCTCAAACTACGCCAAGATATTGTACGATTACCGGTAACGGAGATGGGTTGTGCTGCTGGAGTAAGTGGTGTGCTATATGCAAATGAATTTCTTAAAGCAAATCCTGGAAAACGAGCAGCTGTTATAGCGATTGAAAGTCCTACGGCTACTTTTCAACATGATGATTACTCGATGGTAAACGTGGTGAGTGCAGCTATCTTTGGAGATGGTGCGGCTTGCGTTCTCATGTCAAGTAAAGAAGAAGATAGCGGACCGCAAATAGTGGATACAGAAATGTATCACTTTTATGATGCGCAGGAAATGATGGGCTTTAAGCTTGTAAATAGTGGTTTACAGATGATTCTAGATCAACAGGTGCCACAACAGATAGTAGATAAGTTTCCAGATATAATTCATCCATTTTTAGAAAAAAACGGCTACAGTATAGAAGATGTAAACCACTTGATATTTCATCCAGGAGGGCGTAAGATTGTAGAAACGGTTGAAGATCTTTTTGGTAAGCTTGGTAAAAATATAGATGACACGAAGGAGGTACTTAAGTTATATGGGAATATGAGTAGTGCTACTGTATTGTACGTTTTAGAACGTTTTCTTGATAGAGAATGTGAGGAAGGTGATCTGGGAATTATGCTAAGTTTTGGCCCAGGATTTTCGGCGCAACGTGTATTATTAAAATGGTAAGTGATGAGTCAATCTTATAAAAATAAATACGCAGTAATATTAGGAGGTAGCTCAGGTCTTGGGCTAGCCACCGCAAAGAAACTAGCGCATGAGGGAATGAACATTATTATCATTCACAGATCTCGTCGTAGTGTGATAGCAGCTTTTGAAGACGCTATGCGCGAGATGGAAGTACCTGGAGCGACCATTTTATCATATAATACAGATGCCCTTAATGCAGATAAGCGTCAAGCTACTATTTCAGAAATAAAGGATACTGTAGGTGCAGGAGCCATAAAAGTAGTGGTGCATAGCATCGCGCGTGGTAATTTGAAGCCATTATATTCAGAAGATAGTGCCACACTTAGCAATGAGGATTTTAAAGGTACTCTAGACGCCATGGCGGTGAGTTATTATGATTGGGTATCCGCTTTCGCGAAAGCGGAATTATTTACCCCATCTGCAAGAGCCATTGCATTTACAAGTGAAGGTAGCAGCAAAGCATGGCCACAATATGGCGCAGTTGCTGCAGCCAAAGCAGCTCTTGAAGCCATCTCGAGAGGGATTGCATTAGAGTTTGCACCACTAGGTCTTACGTCTAACTGTATTCAAGCAGGAGTGACAGATACAGAGAGCTTACGCCTCATACCTGGGAGTGAGCATATGAAAGAAATGGCACAACAACGTAATCCCTACAAGCGATTAACACTGCCTAAGGATGTAGGCAATGCTGTGTATTTGTTAACACGTGATGAAGCAGCCTGGATTAATGGCGCTGTGATTCACGTAGATGGAGGGGAACACATACGATGAGCAGTGAAGAGATTATAGCGTTATTACCTTACACGGGGCCTTTTCTATTTGTAGATCAAATAGAAGAGCTGGGCGACTCATATATTGTTGGTTCTTATACATTTTCTAGAGAATCTTATTTTTATGAAGGACACTTTAAGGGTAATCCTGTTACACCTGGCGTGATACTCACAGAATGCATGGCGCAAATAGGTTTAGTAAGTCTGGGTATTTCTAAGTTGGCAGGTCAAGATCTAGCTGCTTTAAAAGTAGCATTTACTAGCGCAGATGTTGAGTTTTTACAACCTGTGATGCCTGGCGAGAAAGTGACCGTTGTGTCAGAGGAGGCCTATTTTAGATTTAATAAATTAAAATGTAATGTGAAGCTTCTTAATGCGCAAGATGAGGTGTGTGTAAAAGGAACACTTGCAGGAATTTTTAGTACTAAATAATGAAGCATAGAGTAGTCATAACAGGAATGGGCGTTTGTGCACCTAATGGAATAGGGCTCAAAGCATTTTCTGATGCCATTTTTTCAGGTAAAAGTGGAATTAAATTTCACCAGAAACTAGCAGACCTCAATTTTGGGTGTCAGATTGCTGGACAGCCAGAAATTCCCGAAGGAATGCTCGAAAACTACTTTACAGCCTTGCAACTTCGAGATTTACAGAGCTCTGGTATTGAGTACGGAATGATAGCTGGAGTAGATGCATGGACAGACGCTGGACTCGCGCCTACAGATAAAGATACTGTCGATTATGATAGCGGAATCGTCTTTGGAGTTTCCTTACTAGGCGCCGAAAAATTTAGAAGTGCTATTTACCTAACTGATGAAGGCAAAGTACGCCGCTTAGGGAGTACTTCTGTTGTGCAAACGATGGCAAGTGGTATTAGTGCATATTTAGGAGGGTATCTAGGTTGTGGAAACCAAGTAACTACAAATTCTAGTGCTTGCACTACGGGACTAGAAAGTGTACTTATGGGGTATGAGCGTGTGCGCAACGGTGATGCAGTGCGAATGCTTGTAGGCAGTTGCAATGATAGCGGTCCTTATATTTGGGGAGGTTTTGATGCGATGCGTGTACTCACAAAAAAATATAACGAAGATCCAGAAGCTGGAAGCAGACCTATGCAGGAAGATGCAAATGGTTTTGTGCCAGGTGCTGGTGCAGGAGCATTAGTGCTAGAAACTCTCGAAAGTGCACAACAACGAGGCGCAAAGATATATGCCGAAGTTTTAGGTGGTGCAGTAAATAGTGGAGGACAGCGTAATGGCGGTACCATGACTGCACCTAATAGTGAGGCAGTACAGCATTGTATAAAAACTGCCGTTAAAAATGCAGGAGTATCTGCGACGGAAATTGATACCATAAATGGGCATCTCACTTCTACAGGAATGTGCCCAACAGAAATTGCAAACTGGAGTGAAGCTCTTGAATTGAAAGGAGAGGATTTTCCTTATATCAATTCGCTTAAAAGCATGACTGGACACTGTCTCGCGGCGGCTGGGAGTATTGAGACGGTAGCGACTATTTTAGAACTTAAGGAAGGTCGTATTTTTGGGAATATTAACTCTACTCACATACATCCGGAAATATTAGAGCGAGTAGCTCAGGTTAAAGTACTTACACAAACCATTGATATGCCTGTAAAGGTAGCAGCAAAAGCTAGTTTTGGTTTTGGCGATGTTAATTGCTGTATGATTTTTAAGAAATTTGAATAACTAGAGAAAAAAATAACAAACTGTGGTAATTATCACAGCTTACACATAAGATTATGAATAACGAACACTACGAAGCATTAAAGAATATCATCAAAATTTACCTACCAGAAGATGTCTCTGTAGATGATATAAAACCTACTAGCCACTTAACTCAAGAACTCAACGTAAATTCTGCAAACCTTGTAGATATCGTGCTTGACGTAGAAGATCATTTTGATATTACTATTGAAGATGATGAGATAGAAAAAATGGAAACGGTGCAGTCTGCTATCGAGATTATCGAGGCAAAAGTACAGTCTTAATTTACTTTATTTCATAGTTTGAGTAGTCGTAATCTGCTCTTAAGTATTGTCTCACTTTTAAGGAATCTGTGCGGTAACTGCTACGCTTTCGCGAAAATTGAAATTCATCCACCTCTGTCATTTCATCATTAATAACAAGGCTATAGTGATCTGAAGTTTGCACCCAGTAACCGAGCCATGCGAACGTTTTTGGCTCATAATAAAGGCTCCAGACATCTTCGCTACCTGTAAATGTAACGACCAGTTCATGTGATCTTACGCCTTCAAAATCTTGTAAGCCATTGTATGTTTTTGTTGAATTATCAGTATTTAAAGTATAGGGCAATCCTAAAACGAAAGTAGCGGCGTTTAGTTTATTTTGCAGTGAAACTTTTGTTGCGGTAGTGTCTGTCGCTCCATTTATAGTCTGGTATATATCTGAGTCCTTTTGTATGAGCTCATAATTTGTAGTATCTGATGACCAACTTACATTGCGTTGTGTTCCATCACTAAAATCATATTGATGTAACTCAGTACGGTCTATTTCTACAGTTCCATCTTCGTGGTATAGATGAAAAGCTTTTTCAAAGCGTATGCTTTTTATGTTTTTGTAACGCTCTTTTGTACCACTGGCGTTCATTACTTTTTCTAATAAATCTTCGGCAGTATGAACTTCGGGTGAGGTTGTTGTTTGGTTTCTATAAATCAGTAGTATAGCAATGGCGCCACCTACAAAGGCGATTAATAATAATCTTCGATTTAATCCATTTAGTACTGCCATAAAATCTAACTTTGTAAGGATAGAAAGATACAAATCACATGGTTTGTAAGGAAAAAGGACAGAGAATAATTTAATCATATTTTCGCGAAAGCATAGAGAATTTGGTAATCAACAATGCTATTTTTAAAATTGTTAATTATTTCTTTATTTTGAGGTTCTTTAAGCCATTGCAAGTCCTTATATTAGCGACTCCACGACATTTTATGACTCAAGAAACACAATACAACGAAGATAATATCCGATCGCTCGATT includes:
- a CDS encoding flavin monoamine oxidase family protein, whose protein sequence is MVIIIGAGLSGLLTAYRLQEQGIPYTILEARSRIGGRIHTLYNEKQAPVEMGATWFGDYHTEVVRLLEELDIPRFTQHMDATVFYEPVESNGAQQVEIPPQAASYRVAGGTSALINAIYDKLDSANVLLNQSVKSIRYVNNKVQVLSKKAFDGDVVVLALPPKLWGSQINFEPQLSNNLRLLSLQTQTWMEDSIKVAITYPTPFWKEEQKPSTLFSNIGPVTEFYNHENVEKTSFALCGFINASYSKLSSEERQKLVINQLVSVFGNGAQEYTAYHECVWSKEPQTHVVSESPLFPHQNNGNPLFRESLWNNSLFISSSESAKEFPGYMDGAISSANETATKIIKKLSL
- a CDS encoding methyltransferase; the protein is MSTDIPLHRPTPITSEKRRGTFERDTDVKRTIRLLEQGKEVLISAFYSDGLTLLKALKVHLDRTMPNDSFEEQRAHREAYHRMSNFIVIEVVNHALAVKKAPSIGWFAKLYPKTEDFLLTFPQVQGLNSAWQWYKNGIVIPVLRNKVHPYYGTYFPTRFDHLKLFDNWLKRYEGPKKTAIDVGIGSGVLSLQMVQAGFQKVFGTDTNPNAIIGLKESMGDTKLSRKIELDYAPYFGKFNKPTELIVFNPPWLPSSQKLENIDEAMYYNEDLFPTFFAKAKEALLPDGKLVLIFSNLAKITHLIDTHPIEQELEKGGRFQLEKCLKKKVRKASEETKRDQHWREDEEVELWILTHKEYIAPE
- a CDS encoding thiamine pyrophosphate-dependent enzyme — its product is MATTTKSSIPFIYNRASLDNDTLLRLYRAMLKPRLIEERMLILLRQGKVSKWFSGIGQEAISVGVTAAMKPEEYILPMHRNLGVFTTREIPLYRLFTQWQGKMSGFTKGRDRSFHFGTQEFNIVGMISHLGPQLGVADGIALAHKLRNENAVTAVFTGEGGTSEGDFHEALNVASVWQLPVLFCIENNGYGLSTPTSEQYNCEHLADRAKGYGMESHIIDGNNILEIYTKILAIAEDIRNNPRPVLIEFKTFRMRGHEEASGTKYVPEELMEAWGEKDPLLNFEKYLIHEGILSQETKDAYEVSIKEEITEHLDKAYAEESITPNLETEMKDVYAPFSFRESVPSEDTEELRLIDAISQGLRQSMEKYDDLVIMGQDVAEYGGVFKITDGFVEQFGRDRVRNTPICESAIVETAMGLAINGKKALMEMQFSDFATSGFNPIVNYLAKSHYRWSQPADVVIRMPCGAGVGAGPFHSQTNEAWFTHTPGLKVVYPAFPADAKGLLATAIEDPNPVLFFEHKKLYRSIRQEVPTNYYTLPLGKASLVREGEQVTIITYGAGVHWAIELLDSINVSADLLDLRTLQPLDKEAIITSVRKTGRVLLLTEDSAFGSVMSDISAMIMEECFESLDAPVRRVASIDTPIPFDAELEKQYLPVERLATTLQELLDY
- a CDS encoding DUF1328 domain-containing protein, with protein sequence MLRWTVIFIIIAIIAAVFGFGGIASGAESIAKILFFIFIVLFLLSLVSRLFKR
- a CDS encoding lipocalin family protein, producing the protein MNYIKSVILVLLVATIASCGPSQVVKQSKKTLKGTWTLNEVSYDRQGTFNINLFNDASQECMEGSTWRFIPNNNFGNYELSGVGCDTEKRYFVWSIPDTEGDDMNYNILVKPTDAKMKSETNAGFRVALSYLSEDQLQMSQTVSVEGKPFNITMNFTKIAE
- a CDS encoding OmpA family protein; protein product: MKNIVRNITAVALGAAMLTGFTSCEATKNANNKQKGAVIGATGGAILGAIIGNNAGKGGNGELGAVIGGVVGGGAGVLIGNKMDKQAQQIEQELPGATVERIDDGIVVTFDENSGVYFDTAKYNVNTASQTLLNKLSNIMKEYNQTNVVVAGHTDSVGSDTNNMTLSQNRANAVTNYMVGTGLSAGRFTTVWYGETQPAASNDTAEGRAQNRRVQLAIVPNEEMKQDAMKEANGGN
- a CDS encoding NAD(P)/FAD-dependent oxidoreductase, with the translated sequence MEQDCDIIIIGGGLAGLTAAVHLLQADFSVVLIEKNTYPKHKVCGEYVSNEVLPYLDALGIYPITNGAKKINRFQFSGLSGNALEIALPLGGFGISRYALDLVLYERALSLGLVFEQATATNVTFGREEFEVTTKDKSFRAPYALGAYGKRSGLDITLSRKFISTKSPWMGVKAHYAGQFPEDLVALHNFSGGYCGLSKVETDAINVCYLADVNSFKKHKDLDTYRVEVLEQNRYLKEFFAQAEPIFEKPLTISQISFQDKSVVENHILMIGDSAGLIHPLCGNGMAMAIHSAKIASECLSNHISTSKKREQLEKEYTKQWKQTFATRMRNGALIQRGLHNTTITRLGVGILQKSPRLLSSVIQSTHGNLIT
- a CDS encoding methyltransferase domain-containing protein, with amino-acid sequence MNFKNRSTTPELMDDPSLPEADLHLALKDLATVNKYLGGNHITITALEELMSEHPEKSKWKIVDVGCSDGEVLRHIAKHFQKSTIDISFFGVDINDKSIDSAREKSKDYDNLTFSRQNILTIDETTFECDVIICTLTMHHFSDEQLLVFMEKFKKLASIGVIVNDLQRSKIAYRLFQLFSGIFMKSKIAKYDGRVSIARSFRRKELETYSKQLALDDYSIQWKWAFRYLWVIKTI